The proteins below come from a single Mercenaria mercenaria strain notata chromosome 3, MADL_Memer_1, whole genome shotgun sequence genomic window:
- the LOC123525559 gene encoding replication protein A 32 kDa subunit-B-like has translation MWNNQGFQGYDQGQGGGQGYMSPGGFGTPQQSEEKRSRQRAQNIVPVTVAEIINSTQLDDKFFSGDIEIFQVTLVGLVRSVKESPTRLDYEIDDLTGPPLEVKQFVDNDESVPDEERVQAMRENTYVRVRGTVRSFAGKKSVVAFKVSPVTDMNEMTYHILEVIHSHASLASLQTNGGMNDTSGQVNTTQGYGDAGDGMVSGLSSIQNQVHIAIRNNLSAEGASVESVCKQVRGVPEKAIRDAIEFLSSEGHIYSTIDDDHYKATDS, from the exons ATGTGGAATAACCAAG GTTTTCAGGGATATGATCAAGGACAAGGTGGAGGTCAAGGGTACATGTCACCAGGTGGATTTGGCACACCACAACAGTCAGAAGAAAAACGGTCTCGTCAGAGAGCTCAGAATATTGTTCCGGTAACTGTTGCAGAGATCATCAACTCCACACAGCTAGATGATAAATTCTTCTCTGGTGACATAGAGATATTTCAG GTGACATTGGTTGGTTTAGTAAGGTCCGTAAAAGAGTCACCAACTCGGCTGGATTATGAGATAGATGATCTGACAGGACCACCCCTTGAAGTAAAACAATTTGTTGATAATGAT GAATCGGTTCCTGATGAGGAGAGAGTGCAGGCAATGCGAGAGAATACCTATGTTCGTGTACGAGGTACAGTACGATCATTTGCTGGGAAGAAAAGTGTTGTAGCGTTCAAGGTTTCGCCAGTTACAGACATGAATGAAATGACATACCACATACTGGAAGTTATACACAGTCATGCTTCCCTGGCATCTTTACAGACTAAT GGTGGTATGAATGATACATCTGGCCAGGTAAACACGACACAAGGATATGGAGATGCTGGAGATGGTATGGTCAGTGGGCTTAGTTCTATACAAAATCAG GTACACATTGCAATACGAAATAACCTGTCAGCGGAAGGTGCTAGTGTGGAATCTGTGTGTAAACAAGTTCGAGGAGTACCAGAAAAAGCTATTAG GGATGCCATAGAGTTTTTGAGCAGTGAAGGTCACATTTATTCAACAATAGACGACGACCATTATAAAGCCACAGACAGCTGA